Genomic DNA from Desulfonema ishimotonii:
AGCTGGATCTGCACGGATTTACCTCCCAGGAGGCTGTTGAGAAGACGGAGATATTTATCCGAAAGGCCCGGCACAAGGGAAAACGGACCGTGCTGATCATCGTCGGCAAGGGGATTCACTCCGAAGGGCGGGCCGTGCTGCCGGATGTGGTGGAAAACACGGTCGCGGAATTGCGGAAGAAGAACATGGTGCTGACGTCTGAATGGGAAAAGGGGGTCAAGCGCAAAAGCGGGGCGCTGATCGTCTATCTGAAAATTCCTGAAACCTCGGAAAACAACACGTTTCGGCAGCCATAAAGCCGGGCGGCCTGCTGCAAATTTTGAACGCCGTATCCGCAGAAAATCAGTTTTTGCGGCGTGCCACAGATGATGATGCCGGTATCGGCATTATCGTAATTTTGTGGAAAACCGTGCGGGCGCGAACAGGGCAGACACAGGGGCCTGCCCCTACACCCTAAAATAACGATATTGTAGGGGCAACCCCCTGTGGTTGCCCTGCCAGTATCGGTATCATCATCATTCTATGAAAAACCGTTCGGGCGCGGGAAGGGCAGACACGGGGGCCTGCCCCCACATTTTCAGACGGCAAAACCGTGATTTATCAGCCCGCCTTCCGATGTTCCTGCGTATTGCGGTAGTCTACCAGATCTTCCACCGTCAGCACCGGCATTCCGTGCTTCCGGGCAAAGTCCGCAATCTGGGGCAGGCGGGCCATTGTCCCGTCCGGGTTGGTCAGCTCGCACAGCACGCCGCAGGGTTTCAGTCCGGCCAGACGCATCAGGTCAACGGTCGCCTCGGTATGGCCCCCGCGTTCCAGCACACCGCCGGAACGGGCCCGGAGCGGAAAGACATGGCCGGGATGGTTCAGATCTTCGGACCGCGCATCATCGGCAATGGCGGTTTTCACGGTCGTGACCCGATCTGCCGCCGATACGCCCGTGGTCACGCCCTCCGCCGCCTCGATGGAGACGGTAAACGCGGTCTGGTATTGACTGGAGTTGACCTCCGTCATCATGGGCAGTCCCAGCGCACGGACCTTTTCATCGGGCAGGCACAGACAGACAATACCGCTGCACTCGCGGATGAGCATGGCCATCTGGCCCTCGGTCAGGGATTCCGCCGCAAAGATCAGGTCGCCCTCGTTTTCCCGGTTTTCATCATCCGCGACAAGTACGCCCTGGCCGTTGCGCAGCGCGTCAAGCCCCTTTTCCACCCGTTCAAATGAATTGCCGAATTGTGTTAACAGAGTCTGATTCATGGTAATCCTCCTGTAAGGTATTTGATTGACCAGAATCAGGGCGTGGGAACAGACAGTGGCCTGAAGATGAGGCCCGGCGATCCCGCCATTTGTCGGCCCTGAAAGCAGGCTTTCAGGGAAATGGCAGAGACAGGGGGCGCAGACGCTGTCGCAGATCAGAAAACGATCCCGGTGTCATCGGGGATCTGTTTTTTTCAGACAGGCGCAGGGGGGATTTACAGGATATTTCATCCTGATCCGTCCTCTGTTCACACCTGCCGGATCTGTTTTCCGACATGGTCTGGCCGGGTCCCGGTTTTTCAGGCAAACACGGACAGCCTTGTGCCAAAGATGGCGGCTGTGGCGGGTTGCGAACTGCCTTATCCTCTTCCATCCGGACTCTTACCGTCGGCTCCGGCCTCTCACCGGATCTGCTGACCTCCCTTTCCCATAAAAGGAGCGCTCGCGGGCTCCCCGGTGCAAGCCGGGATACCGCCGGTGGGGATTTCCACCCCGCCCTGAGAATAAGTCAGGCAGGACTATACGCTTTTTTTTGTTGTTGTCAAT
This window encodes:
- the ribB gene encoding 3,4-dihydroxy-2-butanone-4-phosphate synthase, coding for MNQTLLTQFGNSFERVEKGLDALRNGQGVLVADDENRENEGDLIFAAESLTEGQMAMLIRECSGIVCLCLPDEKVRALGLPMMTEVNSSQYQTAFTVSIEAAEGVTTGVSAADRVTTVKTAIADDARSEDLNHPGHVFPLRARSGGVLERGGHTEATVDLMRLAGLKPCGVLCELTNPDGTMARLPQIADFARKHGMPVLTVEDLVDYRNTQEHRKAG